The proteins below come from a single Clupea harengus chromosome 21, Ch_v2.0.2, whole genome shotgun sequence genomic window:
- the LOC116218145 gene encoding dynein axonemal heavy chain 11-like, with the protein MIYRSTILNTGVQNIHLVAKWLGTLEKLLERYSEGGHHDYRVFMSAEPAPTPQEHNIPQGILENSIKITNEPPTGMLANVHAALDNFDQDILDHSSREQEFKTILFSLCYFHACVAERRKFGPQGWNRKYPFNTGDLTISVNVLYNYLEANAQVPWEDLRYLFGEIMYGGHITDDWDRRLCRTYLEEYMQPNQFDRKLSLAPGFVVPSNLDYQGYHSYIDEMLPHESPVHYGLHPNAEIDFLTVTSDSLFHTLLELQSRDSAMGEGASQTTEEKVKTILDDILEKLPEEYNMSDISSKTAERSPYILVCFQECERMNTLIHEIRRSLKELDLGLKGELAISSEMEQLQTALFFDNVPDTWTKLAYPSTYSLAQWYHDLLLRCRELDSWTQDLALPNVVWLSGLFNPQSFLTAVMQSLARKNEWPLDKMNLTVDVTKKFKEEFNQPAREGAYVYGLYMEGARWDIQGGNITEARLKDLTPSMPVIFVRAMPNDRQETRNTYECPVYKTKLRGNTYIWTFSLKTRERPAKWVLAGVALLLSV; encoded by the exons ATGATCTACAGGTCTACAATACTGAACACAGGTGTTCAG aatatccACCTGGTGGCTAAGTGGCTGGGTACTCTGGAGAAGCTTCTGGAACGCTACAGTGAGGGCGGTCACCATGACTACCGGGTGTTCATGAGCGCAGAGCCAGCACCCACCCCTCAGGAGCACAACATCCCGCAGGGCATTCTGGAAAATTCCATCAAGATCACCAACGAGCCGCCCACCGGCATGCTGGCCAACGTGCACGCCGCCCTGGACAACTTCGACCAG gacatcCTGGACCACAGCTCGCGTGAGCAGGAGTTTAAGAccattctcttctccctgtgttACTTCCACGCTTGTGTTGCCGAGAGACGCAAGTTTGGGCCGCAGGGTTGGAACAGGAAGTATCCCTTCAACACCGGTGACCTCACCATCTCTGTCAATGTCCTCTACAACTACCTGGAGGCCAATGcacag GTTCCTTGGGAGGACTTGAGGTATCTCTTTGGTGAGATCATGTATGGAGGTCACATTACTGATGACTGGGACAGAAGACTCTGCCGCACTTACCTAGAGGAGTATATGCAGCCCAATCAg TTTGACAGAAAGTTATCGCTGGCCCCGGGCTTCGTGGTTCCATCCAACCTGGACTACCAGGGGTACCACTCGTACATCGACGAGATGCTGCCGCACGAGAGCCCCGTGCACTACGGCCTCCACCCCAACGCCGAGATCGACTTCCTCACCGTCACGTCCGACTCGCTCTTCCACACGCTGCTCGAGCTGCAGTCCAGAGACTCCGCCATGGGGGAGGGAGCCTCGCAGACCACagaggagaag GTGAAAACCATCCTGGATGACATCTTGGAGAAACTGCCGGAAGAATACAACATGTCGGACATCTCATCTAAGACGGCCGAGCGCTCACCTTACATCCTGGTGTGCTTCCAGGAGTGTGAGCGcatgaacacactcatccatGAAATACGACGCTCGCTCAAGGAGCTGGACCTTGgcctcaag gGAGAGTTGGCCATTTCCTCTGAGATGGAGCAGCTGCAGACAGCCCTGTTCTTTGATAACGTTCCCGACACCTGGACCAAGCTGGCATACCCATCCACCTACAGCCTGGCACAGTG gtatcACGACCTGCTGCTGCGCTGTCGAGAGCTTGACAGCTGGACTCAGGATCTGGCTCTGCCCAATGTGGTGTGGCTGTCTGGCCTCTTCAACCCTCAATCATTCctcactg CTGTGATGCAGAGCTTGGCCAGGAAGAATGAGTGGCCTCTGGATAAGATGAACCTGACTGTGGACGTCACCAAGAAGTTCAAGGAGGAGTTCAACCAGCCTGCCAGAGAGGGAGCATATGTCTACGGACTTTACAtggagg GTGCACGCTGGGACATCCAGGGCGGGAACATCACAGAGGCTCGCCTGAAGGACCTGACTCCCAGCATGCCTGTGATCTTTGTGCGGGCGATGCCCAACGACCGCCAGGAGACGCGCAACACCTATGAGTGCCCCGTCTACAAGACCAAGCTCCGCGGCAACACCTACATCTGGACCTTCAGTCTCAAGACCAGGGAGAGGCCCGCCAAGTGGGTCCTGGCAGGAGTGGCCCTGCTGCTTAGtgtatga